Proteins from a single region of Fusobacteriaceae bacterium:
- a CDS encoding phosphatidylserine decarboxylase, whose translation MSNMTEIRYIDRKTGTILTEDTPGERWLRFLYRNPLGKLPLHAFVKRKGLSALYGRLMDSPRSRAKIAPFVKRYGISMEESVKSVDAFSSFNDFFSRKLKADARPVAGGEERLVSPADGKILAFERFSDIGTLFVKGRPLTAAALFGEEETAERYREGALILIRLAPVDYHRFHFPLAGLPGPAEKIPGAYFSVSPWAVGERVSIFCENKRELTLLETKTAGVLAIFEIGATMVGAVTQTFTPGIAVNKGREKGYFSFGGSTVILVAEKDAVVLDDDLLDNTKKGLETKVLMGEGIGKGLRL comes from the coding sequence ATGTCAAACATGACGGAAATCCGCTATATCGACAGAAAGACCGGGACAATCCTGACAGAGGACACGCCGGGAGAGCGCTGGCTTCGGTTTTTGTACCGCAATCCCCTGGGAAAGCTCCCGCTCCACGCGTTCGTGAAGCGAAAGGGGCTTTCGGCCCTGTACGGCAGGCTTATGGACAGCCCCCGTTCCCGGGCAAAAATCGCCCCCTTTGTCAAGCGCTACGGCATTTCCATGGAGGAGTCCGTCAAATCCGTCGACGCCTTTTCGTCCTTCAATGATTTTTTCAGCCGGAAATTAAAAGCGGACGCGAGACCCGTGGCCGGCGGGGAAGAGCGGCTCGTTTCCCCCGCCGACGGGAAAATCCTCGCCTTTGAGCGCTTCTCGGACATCGGGACGCTTTTCGTCAAAGGGAGACCGCTTACGGCGGCGGCCTTATTTGGCGAGGAAGAGACGGCCGAGCGCTACCGGGAAGGGGCGCTTATCCTGATCCGGCTCGCTCCCGTCGATTATCACCGTTTTCATTTTCCGCTGGCGGGCCTTCCGGGCCCCGCGGAGAAAATCCCCGGGGCGTACTTCTCGGTTTCCCCCTGGGCCGTCGGAGAGCGGGTTTCGATCTTTTGCGAAAACAAGCGGGAACTGACGCTTCTTGAAACCAAGACCGCGGGGGTCCTCGCGATCTTTGAAATCGGCGCCACCATGGTGGGCGCCGTCACCCAGACCTTTACGCCGGGGATTGCCGTCAATAAAGGCCGGGAAAAGGGATATTTTTCCTTCGGCGGATCCACGGTTATCCTCGTCGCGGAAAAAGACGCCGTCGTCTTGGACGACGATTTGCTGGACAATACAAAAAAAGGCCTCGAGACAAAGGTCCTCATGGGCGAGGGCATCGGGAAGGGGTTGCGCCTATGA
- a CDS encoding NusG domain II-containing protein, which yields MTKHSGKYFRKGDPILYGILFVILGTVALKAFRMKPVEAGKAEIWVAGKLEYVLPLKVEESDLFVDTPLGGVNVKFKDRMVRVTSSNSPLKLCVKQGWIKNPGETIIGVPDKLVIKIAGAATAGQAAAGSDDNIDIILK from the coding sequence ATGACCAAACACAGCGGAAAATACTTCAGAAAAGGCGATCCGATCCTCTACGGGATCCTTTTCGTGATTCTCGGAACCGTGGCCTTAAAGGCCTTTCGCATGAAGCCTGTGGAGGCGGGCAAGGCAGAGATCTGGGTTGCGGGTAAGCTCGAATACGTGCTCCCCCTCAAGGTCGAGGAGTCGGATCTCTTTGTGGATACTCCCTTGGGAGGCGTCAACGTCAAGTTCAAAGACCGCATGGTTCGGGTCACCTCATCCAATTCCCCGCTCAAACTCTGCGTCAAGCAGGGCTGGATCAAGAATCCCGGCGAGACCATTATCGGCGTGCCCGACAAGCTCGTGATCAAGATCGCGGGCGCGGCGACCGCAGGCCAAGCCGCCGCGGGCAGCGACGACAATATCGATATTATTCTGAAATAG